One Setaria italica strain Yugu1 chromosome II, Setaria_italica_v2.0, whole genome shotgun sequence DNA segment encodes these proteins:
- the LOC101757892 gene encoding 60S ribosomal protein L13-1-like: MGHSEPAAVWPGREEFVWVSRRGMVRNGEAQQRDPLKKHWQNYVKTWFNQPARKQRRRIGELVKRTAGPLRPIVQCQTLKYNMKSRAGRGFTLEELKAAGIPKKLAPTIGISVDHRHKNKSLEGLQANVQRLKTYKAKLVIFPRRARKVKAGDSTPEELATATQVQGGYMPITRGEKLSVEVVKVTDEMKSFASYCKLRLERMNKKHLGARQKRAAEEEKEEKK; the protein is encoded by the exons ATGGGCCACTCAGAGCCTGCTGCTGTGTGGCCTGGGAGAGAGGAGTTCGTCTGG GTTAGCAGGAGAGGAATGGTGCGAAATGGTGAAGCACAACAACGTGATCCCCTCAAGAAGCACTGGCAGAACTATGTCAAGACATGGTTCAACCAGCCCGCCCGCAAGCAGAGGCGCCGCATCGGTGAG CTCGTCAAAAGAACTGCTGGCCCTCTTCGCCCCATCGTGCAATGCCAGACTCTCAAGTACAACATGAAGTCAAGGGCTGGGAGAGGCTTTACCCTTGAGGAGCTGAAG GCTGCGGGCATCCCGAAGAAGCTTGCTCCAACCATTGGCATTTCTGTGGATCACCGTCACAAGAACAAATCACTTGAGGGACTGCAGGCTAATGTCCAGAGGCTTAAGACGTACAAGGCCAAGCTGGTTATCTTCCCAAGGCGTGCTCGCAAGGTCAAG GCTGGTGACTCAACTCCGGAGGAACTTGCCACTGCCACCCAGGTCCAGGGTGGCTACATGCCTATTACTCGTGGTGAGAAGCTCTCAGTTGAGGTTGTGAAGGTTACCGATGAGATGAAGTCATTCGCATCCTATTGCAAGCTCCGCCTTGAGCGGATGAACAAGAAGCACCTTGGTGCCCGCCAGAAGAGGGCTGctgaggaagagaaggaagagaagaagtgA